In a genomic window of Leifsonia xyli subsp. cynodontis DSM 46306:
- a CDS encoding lysophospholipid acyltransferase family protein has translation MTQNELRRPGFLYFVGRWIVAPLAKIVYRPRVVGRRNVPRYGKVILASNHLSFIDSVVIPMTSPRRAQFLAKSHYFEGTGLRGRVSRGFFTAIGAIGVERGAGQAAQEALEQSRRIIDTGAAFAVYPEGTRSLDGRLYKGRTSIGWLALTTGASVVPVGLSGTEQMQPVGAKFPRVRRVTVAFGEPIDVSRYGSADSGRARRQATDEIMAAIHALTGQELAGVYNESPPATAVERVKRALRPERR, from the coding sequence GTGACCCAGAACGAGCTGCGGCGACCCGGCTTCCTCTATTTCGTCGGCCGGTGGATCGTCGCGCCTCTGGCAAAAATCGTCTATCGCCCGCGCGTGGTCGGACGTCGCAACGTCCCGCGATACGGCAAAGTCATCCTCGCAAGCAACCATCTTTCGTTCATCGACTCTGTCGTCATCCCGATGACGTCGCCGCGGCGCGCGCAATTCCTCGCCAAGTCGCACTACTTCGAGGGCACCGGTCTCCGGGGGCGCGTCAGCCGCGGCTTCTTCACCGCCATCGGCGCGATCGGCGTCGAGCGCGGCGCAGGCCAGGCGGCGCAGGAAGCGCTGGAGCAATCCCGCCGCATCATCGACACCGGCGCTGCCTTCGCGGTCTACCCCGAAGGCACCCGGTCGCTGGACGGCCGGCTCTACAAGGGCCGCACCAGCATCGGCTGGCTCGCGCTGACGACCGGCGCCAGCGTCGTCCCGGTCGGACTGAGCGGCACGGAGCAGATGCAGCCCGTCGGCGCGAAGTTCCCGCGCGTCCGCCGTGTGACCGTGGCGTTCGGCGAGCCGATCGACGTCAGCCGCTACGGATCGGCCGACTCTGGACGCGCACGGCGTCAGGCGACCGATGAGATCATGGCGGCCATCCACGCGCTCACGGGCCAGGAGCTCGCGGGCGTCTACAACGAGTCCCCGCCCGCGACGGCCGTGGAACGCGTCAAACGGGCGCTGCGGCCCGAGCGGCGGTAG
- a CDS encoding OsmC family protein, which produces MKLEHRYAVDVQWTGNRGTGTSGHKDYGRDHTVSATGKHPLDGSAHRAFFGDTDRWNPEELLLAALSQCHLLSYLAEAARAGVVVVGYTDAATGSMVQTGNGGGHVAEAVLRPRVTIADPAQAELALSLHRLTAGKCFIAASVNFPVRHEPETLFLV; this is translated from the coding sequence ATGAAGCTCGAGCACCGATACGCCGTGGACGTCCAGTGGACGGGCAATCGCGGCACAGGGACCAGTGGCCACAAAGACTACGGCCGCGACCACACGGTGAGCGCCACCGGCAAGCATCCTCTCGACGGCTCCGCCCACCGCGCCTTCTTCGGCGACACGGACCGCTGGAACCCGGAAGAGCTGCTCCTCGCCGCTCTAAGCCAGTGTCACCTGCTGAGCTATCTCGCGGAAGCGGCCCGCGCCGGAGTGGTGGTCGTCGGCTACACGGACGCGGCGACGGGCTCGATGGTCCAGACGGGGAACGGCGGCGGTCATGTCGCCGAAGCTGTCCTGCGCCCGAGGGTGACGATCGCGGACCCGGCGCAGGCCGAGCTCGCGCTGTCCCTGCACCGTCTCACCGCCGGGAAGTGCTTCATCGCGGCGAGCGTGAACTTCCCGGTGCGGCACGAGCCCGAGACGCTCTTCCTCGTCTGA
- the gabT gene encoding 4-aminobutyrate--2-oxoglutarate transaminase, which yields MTETLSAPGHSVAQERRIVTAIPGPKSQELHQRRLAVVPTGVSSALPVYIARANGAVLVDVDGNQFVDFGAGIGVTTIGHTDSAVVAAATEQVREVIHTLFTITPYEEYVRVAELLAVYTPGDHAKKTVLVNSGAEAVENGVKIARKHTGRRAVAVLDHAYHGRTNLTMAMNYKAMPYASGFGPLAGDVYHAPGSYPYRDGLSGAEAASRTIAYLEKVVSASDLACLVAEPIQGEGGFMVPADGYLPALQSWCAANGVVFVADEIQSGMARTGAYYASEHFGLVPDLVLSAKGIAGGLPLAAVTGRADIMDSAQPGGLGGTFGGNPVAAAAAIAVFDQIEKNGLLAEGKRIENALKPALTALQAKHDIIGEVRGIGAMIAIELVKPGTAQTTKEPNPEAVTAVVAYAAQHGILFLTAGTWGNVLRFLPSLAVSDELIADAVSVIDDALATL from the coding sequence ATGACTGAGACCCTGAGCGCGCCCGGCCACTCCGTGGCGCAAGAACGCCGCATCGTCACCGCCATCCCCGGCCCCAAGTCGCAAGAGTTGCACCAGCGCCGTCTCGCGGTGGTGCCGACCGGTGTCTCCTCGGCGCTCCCGGTGTACATCGCCCGCGCGAACGGCGCGGTCCTGGTGGATGTCGACGGCAACCAGTTCGTCGACTTCGGCGCCGGCATCGGCGTGACCACGATCGGTCACACCGACAGCGCGGTCGTCGCTGCCGCCACCGAGCAGGTGCGGGAGGTCATCCACACGCTCTTCACGATCACGCCCTACGAGGAGTACGTGCGTGTCGCGGAGCTGCTCGCCGTGTACACCCCCGGCGACCACGCCAAGAAGACGGTGCTCGTCAACTCCGGCGCGGAAGCCGTCGAGAACGGCGTCAAGATCGCCCGCAAGCACACCGGCCGCCGCGCCGTCGCCGTGCTCGACCACGCTTACCACGGCCGGACGAACCTGACCATGGCGATGAACTACAAGGCCATGCCGTACGCGAGCGGCTTCGGGCCGCTCGCCGGCGACGTCTACCACGCTCCGGGCTCCTACCCCTACCGCGACGGCCTCAGCGGCGCCGAGGCGGCCTCGCGGACGATCGCCTATCTCGAGAAGGTCGTCAGCGCGAGCGACCTGGCCTGTCTCGTCGCCGAGCCGATCCAGGGCGAAGGCGGCTTCATGGTGCCGGCCGACGGCTACCTGCCGGCCCTCCAAAGCTGGTGCGCCGCGAACGGCGTGGTGTTCGTCGCCGATGAGATCCAGAGCGGGATGGCGCGCACCGGCGCCTACTACGCCAGCGAGCACTTCGGGCTCGTCCCCGACCTGGTGCTGAGCGCCAAAGGCATCGCGGGCGGTCTGCCGCTGGCCGCTGTGACCGGCCGCGCCGACATCATGGACTCCGCACAGCCGGGAGGCCTCGGCGGCACCTTCGGCGGCAACCCGGTCGCCGCGGCCGCGGCGATCGCCGTCTTCGACCAGATCGAGAAGAACGGCCTCCTCGCGGAGGGCAAGCGCATCGAGAACGCCCTGAAGCCGGCGCTCACGGCGCTGCAGGCGAAGCACGACATCATCGGCGAGGTGCGCGGCATCGGCGCGATGATCGCGATCGAGCTGGTCAAACCGGGCACGGCGCAGACCACGAAGGAGCCGAACCCGGAGGCGGTCACCGCAGTGGTCGCCTACGCGGCGCAGCACGGGATCTTGTTCCTCACCGCCGGCACCTGGGGCAACGTGCTCCGGTTCCTGCCGAGCCTCGCCGTCTCGGACGAGCTCATCGCGGACGCCGTCTCCGTGATCGACGACGCCCTCGCGACGCTGTGA
- a CDS encoding asparaginase gives MSPESTLPPAVFRGGEAVELAVVERSGFVESRHLGSAVVLGAESGIMRSLGAPERPVFPRSSMKPFQAVGMMGAGAPLQGPSAVLATASHSGTPAHLSVVRDLLAQAELTEDALLCPADWPLDAHARDEAVRAGLPKQALFMNCSGKHAAMLLTCRVNDWPLESYLDPEHPLQLRIRDTVERLIGEKIAATGIDGCGAPVHAMSLVALARGIQRIGTASEGSPFALFRNAASLRSAVLADGWAIDGPGRANTVVIDELGIFAKGGAEGVMVMVAPNGVTVALKILDGSLRAASIVALTLLADAGAIERSAVEAIAPKLDLAVLGGGQPVGAIRAAIEERSGTAIRQRASA, from the coding sequence GTGAGCCCGGAGAGCACCCTGCCCCCCGCGGTGTTCCGGGGCGGCGAAGCCGTGGAGCTCGCCGTGGTCGAGCGCAGCGGTTTCGTGGAGTCCCGGCACCTCGGCTCAGCCGTGGTGCTCGGGGCGGAGAGCGGCATCATGCGCTCGCTCGGCGCTCCGGAGCGCCCGGTCTTCCCACGCTCGTCGATGAAGCCGTTCCAGGCCGTCGGGATGATGGGCGCCGGAGCGCCGCTGCAGGGACCGAGCGCCGTTCTCGCGACCGCAAGCCACAGCGGCACCCCCGCGCACCTCTCCGTCGTGCGGGATCTGCTCGCTCAGGCGGAGCTGACTGAAGACGCTCTGCTGTGCCCCGCCGACTGGCCGCTCGACGCGCACGCCCGCGACGAGGCCGTCCGCGCGGGGCTGCCCAAGCAGGCGCTCTTCATGAACTGCTCTGGCAAGCACGCCGCGATGCTGCTCACCTGCCGGGTCAACGACTGGCCGCTCGAGAGCTACCTCGACCCAGAGCATCCGTTGCAGCTCCGCATCCGGGACACGGTCGAGCGGCTCATCGGCGAGAAGATCGCCGCGACCGGAATCGACGGCTGCGGCGCCCCGGTGCATGCGATGTCGCTGGTGGCGCTCGCCCGCGGCATCCAGCGCATCGGCACCGCGTCGGAGGGATCGCCGTTCGCCCTCTTCCGGAATGCCGCGTCGCTGCGCTCAGCCGTGCTCGCCGACGGCTGGGCGATCGACGGGCCGGGGCGCGCGAACACCGTCGTCATCGACGAACTCGGGATCTTCGCGAAAGGGGGCGCCGAGGGTGTGATGGTCATGGTCGCGCCGAACGGCGTCACTGTCGCGCTGAAGATCCTCGACGGGAGCCTGCGCGCGGCCTCCATCGTCGCACTGACGCTCCTGGCCGACGCGGGCGCGATCGAGCGATCGGCGGTCGAGGCGATCGCACCGAAGCTCGATCTCGCCGTGCTCGGCGGCGGGCAGCCGGTGGGCGCGATCCGCGCAGCGATAGAGGAACGCAGCGGGACGGCCATCCGGCAGCGCGCCTCGGCGTGA
- the istB gene encoding IS21-like element ISLxc1 family helper ATPase IstB, whose amino-acid sequence MSPTTTNITTTLRRQRGMTQEAAAAAVDQACRRLRLPTIRAVMDEAIRVAEHEQLSYQGFLAEVLLAECDDRDRRSTVRRVASAGFPRQKWLGDFDFDTNPNINAATIHTLATGDWVRRGDPLCLIGDSGTGKSHLLIGLGTAAAEKGYRVKYTLATKLVNELVEAADEKQLARTIARYGRVDLLCIDELGYMELDRRGAELLFQVLTEREEKNSVAIASNQSFSGWTDTFTDPRLCAAIIETGTTSYRLQHTRNTALAGAN is encoded by the coding sequence ATGAGCCCAACCACCACGAACATCACCACCACCCTCCGCCGGCAACGCGGGATGACCCAGGAAGCCGCCGCGGCCGCCGTCGACCAAGCCTGCAGACGCCTGCGACTACCGACCATTCGCGCCGTGATGGACGAAGCGATCCGGGTCGCCGAGCACGAGCAGCTGTCCTACCAAGGCTTCCTCGCCGAAGTGCTGTTGGCCGAGTGCGACGACCGCGACCGCCGCTCCACCGTCCGCCGCGTCGCCTCCGCCGGCTTCCCACGTCAGAAATGGCTCGGCGACTTCGACTTCGACACCAACCCGAACATCAACGCGGCGACCATCCACACGCTCGCCACCGGCGACTGGGTCAGACGCGGCGACCCGCTCTGCCTCATCGGGGACTCCGGCACCGGCAAGAGCCACCTCCTCATCGGCCTCGGCACCGCCGCAGCCGAGAAGGGCTACCGAGTCAAATACACCCTCGCGACCAAGCTCGTGAACGAACTCGTCGAAGCAGCAGATGAGAAGCAGTTGGCCCGCACGATCGCTCGCTACGGCCGCGTCGATCTGCTCTGCATCGACGAGCTCGGCTACATGGAACTCGACCGACGCGGCGCCGAGCTCCTCTTCCAAGTCCTCACCGAACGCGAAGAGAAGAACTCCGTCGCGATCGCATCCAACCAGTCATTCTCGGGATGGACGGACACCTTCACCGACCCCAGGCTCTGCGCTGCCATCATCGAGACCGGCACCACCTCCTACCGCCTCCAACACACCCGCAACACCGCACTCGCTGGGGCCAACTAA
- a CDS encoding DEAD/DEAH box helicase, which produces MTDQQQLSLAERFAASRQRTRQPLLETFLAGLRFDLDPFQREACTSLENGRSVLVAAPTGAGKTIVAEFAVFLAMREANAKVFYTTPMKALSNQKFQELQDTYGPESVGLLTGDTNINSHARIVVMTTEVLRNMLYADSDLLGDLAYVVMDEVHYLADRFRGAVWEEVIIHLPPPVRMVSLSATVSNAEEFGDWLQAVRGDTDVVVSEERPVPLEQHILMRSKLIDLFDSSGLAATNRVNPELVQMARSGGRVLSSRQTRDVGRRHSRGGRPDSFRMNRAEIVRLLDEHNLLPAIFFLFSRNGCDAAVQQTLRAGVRLTEQRERDEIRSIVEERCRTLLDEDLAVLGYWEWLEGLERGVAAHHAGMLPAFKEVVEELFRRKLVKVVFATETLALGINMPARTIVLEKLEKFNGESRVPITPGEYTQLTGRAGRRGIDVEGHSVIQWEDGLDPQSVASLASRRSYPLNSSFRPTYNMAVNLIDQFGRQRTREILESSFAQFQADRAVVDLARKVRQQEESLAGYERAMTCHLGDFREYSRLRRELTDLERKGQRLDNASRADRDRRQRQLTELRKRMREHPCHRCPDREQHARWAERWWKLKRETDRLSAQIQSRTGAVAKVFDRVSDVLDELGYLVVDDGATQLTAHGRTLKRIYGERDLLVAECLRRGTWKELDAPSLAAMACALVFEPRRDDGLGHDRALPQGAFRPALDKTTDLWSRLDDLERENRLPGSEPPSTALALAMHQWARGSGLDAVLREADMAAGDFVRWTKQTIDLLDQLSLVAQGKVGRTARQALDAIRRGIVAYSSVA; this is translated from the coding sequence GTGACCGATCAGCAGCAGCTCTCCCTGGCCGAGCGCTTCGCCGCTTCCCGACAGCGTACACGGCAGCCCCTGCTCGAGACGTTCCTGGCGGGGCTCCGCTTCGACCTTGATCCGTTCCAGCGGGAGGCGTGTACGTCCCTGGAGAACGGCCGGAGCGTGCTCGTGGCCGCGCCCACCGGCGCGGGCAAGACGATCGTCGCGGAGTTCGCCGTGTTCCTCGCCATGCGCGAGGCGAACGCGAAGGTGTTCTACACCACTCCGATGAAAGCTCTGAGCAACCAGAAGTTCCAGGAGCTCCAGGACACCTACGGTCCCGAGTCGGTCGGTCTGCTCACCGGCGACACGAACATCAACTCGCACGCCCGGATCGTCGTCATGACGACCGAGGTGCTGCGCAACATGCTTTACGCGGACTCCGATCTGCTCGGCGATCTGGCGTACGTGGTGATGGACGAGGTGCATTACCTCGCTGATCGGTTCCGCGGCGCTGTGTGGGAAGAGGTCATCATCCATCTTCCCCCGCCGGTGCGGATGGTGTCGCTCAGCGCGACGGTGTCCAACGCGGAGGAGTTCGGCGACTGGCTGCAGGCGGTCCGCGGCGACACGGACGTCGTCGTCTCCGAGGAGCGTCCGGTGCCGCTGGAGCAGCACATCCTGATGCGCTCCAAGCTGATCGACCTGTTCGACTCGTCGGGGCTGGCGGCGACCAACCGGGTGAACCCGGAGCTCGTTCAGATGGCACGCTCCGGGGGCCGCGTGCTCAGCAGCCGGCAGACGCGCGATGTCGGCCGGCGCCATTCGCGCGGGGGACGGCCGGACTCGTTCCGGATGAACCGCGCCGAGATCGTGCGGCTGCTGGACGAGCACAACCTGCTTCCCGCCATCTTCTTCCTCTTCAGCCGCAACGGCTGCGACGCCGCCGTACAGCAGACTCTGCGGGCTGGCGTCCGGCTGACCGAGCAGCGCGAGCGCGACGAGATCCGCTCCATCGTGGAGGAGCGCTGCCGCACACTGCTGGACGAGGATCTCGCGGTGCTTGGCTATTGGGAGTGGCTGGAGGGGCTGGAACGCGGCGTCGCCGCCCATCACGCCGGTATGCTGCCGGCGTTCAAGGAGGTCGTGGAAGAGCTCTTCCGCCGCAAGCTGGTCAAGGTCGTGTTCGCGACGGAGACGCTGGCGCTCGGCATCAACATGCCGGCGCGGACCATCGTGCTCGAGAAGCTCGAGAAGTTCAACGGCGAATCCCGCGTTCCGATCACACCGGGGGAGTACACGCAGCTGACCGGACGTGCCGGGCGGCGTGGCATCGATGTGGAAGGGCACTCCGTCATCCAGTGGGAGGACGGTCTTGATCCGCAGTCGGTCGCGTCGCTGGCCTCGCGGCGCAGCTACCCCCTGAACTCCAGTTTCCGGCCGACGTACAACATGGCGGTCAATCTGATCGACCAGTTCGGACGGCAGCGCACCCGGGAGATCCTGGAGTCGTCGTTCGCGCAGTTCCAGGCCGACCGCGCGGTGGTCGACCTGGCGCGCAAGGTCCGCCAGCAGGAGGAATCGCTCGCCGGCTACGAGAGGGCGATGACCTGCCACCTCGGCGACTTCCGCGAGTACTCCCGTCTCCGTCGCGAGCTCACCGATCTGGAGCGCAAGGGCCAGCGGCTCGACAACGCCTCGCGTGCCGATCGCGATCGCCGCCAGCGGCAGCTGACCGAGCTGCGCAAGCGGATGCGCGAGCACCCGTGCCACCGCTGCCCGGATCGAGAGCAGCATGCCCGCTGGGCCGAGCGCTGGTGGAAGCTGAAGCGGGAGACCGACCGGCTCAGCGCGCAGATCCAGTCCCGCACCGGCGCCGTCGCGAAGGTCTTCGACCGCGTCTCGGATGTGCTGGACGAGCTGGGCTATCTCGTCGTCGACGACGGCGCGACGCAGTTGACGGCCCACGGCCGCACTCTGAAGCGCATCTACGGCGAGCGCGACCTGCTCGTCGCCGAGTGCTTGCGCCGCGGCACCTGGAAGGAGCTGGACGCTCCGAGTCTCGCCGCGATGGCCTGCGCCCTCGTCTTCGAGCCCCGCCGCGACGACGGGCTGGGGCACGACCGGGCGCTGCCACAGGGGGCTTTCCGCCCCGCGCTCGACAAAACGACCGACCTGTGGTCCCGGCTGGACGATCTGGAACGGGAGAATCGCCTGCCCGGCAGCGAGCCGCCCTCCACCGCTCTGGCGCTCGCGATGCACCAGTGGGCTCGGGGCTCGGGGCTGGACGCCGTGCTCCGCGAGGCGGATATGGCCGCGGGCGACTTCGTCCGCTGGACAAAACAGACCATCGATCTGCTCGATCAGCTCTCGCTGGTCGCTCAGGGGAAGGTGGGACGCACCGCACGGCAGGCGCTGGACGCCATTCGCCGCGGCATCGTGGCGTACTCGTCCGTTGCCTGA
- the tatC gene encoding twin-arginine translocase subunit TatC gives MSLAEHFIELRKRLFRSAIALFAGAVVGWFLASPIMNAMRGPVTDIAAQQGREAMLNYDSITGAFDLKMQMAITIGAIISSPVWLWQIWAFFVPALTRRELKYAFGFFFTAVPLFIAGGFVGWLLVPHIVSLLTSFAPEQDSAIIGAKTYFDFIMKLVIAVGVAFVLPVFLVLLNFVGVLSAKTIIASWRWAMIAIVLFTAIATPAADVLSMFLLAIPMVFLYFGAYGVSWLHDRRAAKAAQRLEADLPV, from the coding sequence ATGTCGCTTGCCGAGCACTTCATCGAGCTTCGTAAACGCCTCTTCCGATCGGCGATCGCTCTGTTCGCCGGAGCCGTCGTCGGCTGGTTTCTCGCCTCACCCATCATGAACGCGATGCGTGGGCCTGTCACCGACATCGCCGCGCAGCAGGGCCGTGAGGCCATGCTCAACTACGACAGCATCACGGGGGCGTTCGACCTCAAGATGCAGATGGCGATCACCATCGGCGCCATCATCTCCAGTCCCGTTTGGCTGTGGCAGATCTGGGCGTTCTTCGTCCCCGCGCTGACGCGCCGGGAGCTGAAGTACGCCTTTGGGTTCTTCTTCACCGCCGTGCCGCTGTTCATCGCGGGAGGCTTCGTCGGCTGGTTGCTGGTGCCGCACATCGTGAGCCTGCTGACGAGCTTCGCCCCGGAGCAGGACTCGGCGATCATCGGCGCCAAGACCTACTTCGACTTCATCATGAAGCTTGTCATCGCCGTCGGGGTCGCGTTCGTGCTGCCTGTGTTCCTGGTGCTGCTCAACTTCGTGGGGGTGCTGAGCGCCAAAACGATCATCGCGTCGTGGCGCTGGGCGATGATCGCGATCGTCCTCTTCACGGCGATCGCGACGCCCGCGGCCGATGTGCTTTCGATGTTCCTGCTGGCGATCCCGATGGTGTTCCTCTACTTCGGGGCCTACGGCGTGTCGTGGCTGCACGATCGCCGGGCCGCCAAAGCCGCCCAGCGGTTGGAAGCCGACCTCCCCGTCTAG
- the tatA gene encoding Sec-independent protein translocase subunit TatA, which yields MLGGLTGWHLLIILAVILLLFGAPKLPALAKSVGQSMRIFKGEVNEMKKDGDKEKGEGGGTAPTTDTGTSSEQNSK from the coding sequence ATGCTCGGCGGCCTCACCGGATGGCATCTGCTCATCATTCTCGCAGTCATCCTGCTCCTGTTCGGCGCGCCGAAGCTTCCCGCTCTGGCCAAGAGCGTCGGGCAGTCCATGCGGATCTTCAAGGGTGAAGTCAACGAGATGAAGAAGGATGGCGATAAGGAGAAGGGCGAAGGTGGCGGCACCGCCCCGACGACCGACACGGGCACCTCGTCCGAGCAGAACTCCAAGTAA
- a CDS encoding helix-turn-helix transcriptional regulator has translation MAEWRRPMQAQDKLAFLLALVPYLMDRDRVSVAEAAQHFGVDQESMRDAVRLIAVSGIPGETTAYQPGDLFDIAWDDFEDNDQIVLTHQVAIDDSPRFSAREAAALIAGLQYLTALTENADRDVIGSLMAKLARGASAAPSQVAVARSESDEALATIRDAVVAGAQLEFAYRNSRGERKRRRVDPLRVESIDQDWYLRGWDHLRTAIRTFRLDRIDDLVATDEPISYRPGDVTLPETLFEGTPEDSLVTIEVSASAVPLIEDYIPENAVRQERDGRLRTSVRVAHFHGLKRLVAGLSGVLTVLDPPEARRVVAEWARAGARRYR, from the coding sequence ATGGCTGAGTGGAGGCGTCCGATGCAGGCGCAGGACAAACTGGCCTTCCTGCTCGCACTCGTGCCCTACCTGATGGACAGGGACCGGGTGAGCGTCGCCGAGGCGGCCCAGCACTTCGGCGTCGACCAGGAGAGCATGCGCGACGCCGTCCGCCTCATCGCGGTCTCCGGCATCCCGGGGGAGACCACCGCCTACCAGCCGGGGGACCTGTTCGACATCGCCTGGGACGATTTCGAGGACAACGATCAGATCGTTCTCACCCACCAGGTCGCGATCGACGACTCGCCGCGCTTCTCCGCCCGGGAGGCCGCCGCGCTCATCGCCGGACTCCAGTACCTCACGGCCCTGACCGAGAACGCCGACCGCGATGTCATCGGCTCGCTCATGGCGAAGCTGGCCCGAGGAGCCTCTGCGGCCCCCAGTCAGGTGGCCGTCGCCCGCTCGGAGTCGGACGAGGCTCTGGCGACCATCCGGGATGCGGTGGTCGCCGGCGCCCAGCTCGAGTTCGCCTACCGGAATTCGCGCGGCGAGCGGAAGCGGCGCCGTGTCGATCCGCTGCGCGTCGAATCCATCGACCAGGACTGGTATCTGCGCGGCTGGGACCATCTCCGGACCGCGATCCGCACGTTCCGTCTCGACCGCATCGACGACCTCGTGGCCACCGATGAGCCGATCTCCTACCGGCCGGGCGATGTCACGCTCCCGGAGACGCTGTTCGAGGGCACCCCGGAGGACTCACTGGTCACGATCGAGGTCTCCGCCTCCGCTGTGCCCCTGATCGAGGACTACATCCCCGAGAACGCGGTTCGCCAGGAGCGCGACGGGCGGCTGCGCACGAGTGTCCGCGTCGCCCACTTCCACGGCCTCAAGCGGCTGGTCGCGGGACTCTCCGGTGTGCTCACCGTTCTCGATCCGCCCGAGGCGCGTCGTGTCGTCGCGGAATGGGCTCGTGCGGGCGCCCGTCGATACCGTTAA
- a CDS encoding helix-turn-helix transcriptional regulator, which produces MSRSSSSRVPVEERLFSLVLALLATENGLTKNEILSTVQGYRQRFDAHGGNASLERQFERDKDDIRELGVPLETVESPESAGNNQLLRYRIPKGAYDLPQDVVFSPEEITLLGLAATVWREGSLSGESRRALLKLRSLGVEADDPIVGYAPRLRARESAFEPLSQALERHVLVQFPYLKPGESASRLRTVAPLALVQHQGRWHVRGMDQDAGEARTFLLSRIVGPVKLTARGFRQEEGDFAAQALAELDAIWAANVAEVEVTVGTDAATRLGKRSGDAVPIAGAGEAFRLAVNFSDINILADQLASFGPEVHVIAPEELRDKVLGRLRATAAAHEGSVHG; this is translated from the coding sequence GCGTGTCCCGGTCGAGGAGCGTCTGTTCAGCCTCGTCCTGGCGCTGCTCGCGACCGAGAACGGGCTGACCAAGAATGAGATCCTGTCCACCGTCCAGGGCTACCGCCAGCGTTTCGACGCGCACGGCGGCAACGCTTCCCTGGAGCGCCAGTTCGAGCGCGACAAGGACGACATCCGGGAGCTCGGCGTGCCCCTGGAGACGGTGGAGTCGCCCGAGTCGGCCGGCAACAACCAGCTGCTGCGCTACCGCATTCCGAAGGGTGCCTACGACCTGCCTCAGGATGTCGTGTTCTCACCCGAGGAGATCACCCTGCTCGGCCTCGCGGCCACGGTCTGGCGCGAGGGCTCGCTCTCCGGCGAGTCCCGGCGTGCGCTCCTGAAGCTGCGTTCCCTCGGGGTGGAGGCCGACGACCCCATCGTCGGCTACGCGCCCCGTCTGCGCGCCCGGGAGAGTGCGTTCGAGCCGCTCAGCCAGGCCCTCGAGCGGCATGTCCTCGTCCAGTTCCCCTACCTGAAGCCCGGCGAGAGCGCGTCCCGGCTGCGCACTGTCGCCCCGCTCGCCCTGGTGCAGCACCAGGGGCGCTGGCATGTGCGGGGCATGGACCAGGACGCCGGGGAGGCGCGCACTTTCCTCCTCTCCCGCATCGTGGGCCCGGTCAAGCTGACCGCGCGCGGGTTCCGGCAGGAGGAGGGCGACTTCGCCGCGCAGGCGCTCGCGGAGCTGGATGCGATCTGGGCGGCCAATGTCGCGGAGGTCGAGGTCACAGTCGGCACCGACGCGGCGACCCGTCTGGGCAAACGCTCCGGCGATGCGGTCCCGATCGCGGGCGCAGGGGAAGCGTTCCGGCTTGCGGTCAACTTCTCCGACATCAACATCCTCGCCGATCAGCTCGCGAGCTTCGGCCCGGAGGTACACGTGATAGCCCCTGAGGAGCTGCGCGACAAGGTGCTCGGACGGCTGCGCGCGACGGCGGCGGCGCACGAGGGGAGCGTGCATGGCTGA